A DNA window from Drosophila virilis strain 15010-1051.87 chromosome 4, Dvir_AGI_RSII-ME, whole genome shotgun sequence contains the following coding sequences:
- the Piezo gene encoding piezo-type mechanosensitive ion channel component isoform X10, protein MAFSYACLVLQRVVVPAVLVLASLMRPVGISFVYMLMFFMSPFIPLATRRNFKGSVTAFFIILVALSAFVLLGHIALQVAAVSVSLPIYDCSFSERLLRHIGFMSFVNLQPTAIVEWLAPEVLVFTTALASYLSVKRLAAQTLSAEQLENGELPESQSEHAVNQQAGSVANDANGADVQQATATTPLQQQQQQLRKRVSMISQHIHFEGLIKISPLFCLATLFFAAALRPSVPGGFYFLIFLLAGTYWATCQTLQRGFALLLRCVMVVLVLHSLCIVSYQTPWMQSHLNNTSLTARLIGLEPLIESECVPDIRILLYNNKLSLDSYLNPFALFFAYFALALTTKHLIKPRLVRQSTRKARSPQALESGGVVPTASSGSRGNDIQLDSLERRSEHENNTTSILDQISYGFVSVGGFIYQNSYIFTNILMMAWSIVYHSWLTFVLLLWANVLWMIPNQRKAMMRSSPFIVLYAELLLVAQYIYGMDLNNDELPTKVSTAGINLQQIGFERPIENQMRPCVPLIVKTAFVLMFWVTSRQFFKEKRDRRRDSTLADIIAPLQITVGSAGSTYLINDGKKTSKFLKKAGDVIKNLLVRLWIWLLVLVIFLCAITGEDMTGFRICYMALFLFFLLVFQSSSKAWVKIMYGFWLFLIFYAMSILILIYTYQFDKFDTYWKDYLNVSQTLQADIGLKLYKTKDLFLHLVSPTIIVILTVIQVHYFHKRFIASLQQQPTSGGAQGNAAAAAQQKRTETGALEAPPLKRRGSASSLRRSVGPTAEGVTGVATTTDFETSVRDLVRISFRKIKNKSEYIFKRFKTVFWRFLELHIMKAVYIAAFVCSVSEVCVLHIVFVGFCVLGATSRKAVQVVISRLISFIVTIIVLSKMIYQIEYLDHSQYSVTCSDNRTANNAEWVGLNKADKLEGGLMGLLRTYIIYMVIVTMHAVISLRQLQMRVKIGENSANQPKLLFQNITRADAEKDLVGLAKYLLNFGFYKFGIEISLIALVSTITYRQDIVAVAYALWLVVILLLKRSQCAKMWGIFQTFFAISILLQYIVLVGLPPSWCMVYPWDEGSFGESIQRWTMLPGALHFNHVPKLIFDFIVLIILNRQKSIFCIEQRYATNDDYPGGSNRSVIADIAQLGRVPFDNPTHDFCSYIRNYSDILKNGVLCGFYWFTLAVVFLAGTNIADLLALGYLIGAFVFLWQGSDFYLRPIKTIISRWKWLLAFNVANILIKTSFQMAGCLFMTPLTNNCCWLVHMLGITCTSNVVKELELVPGDETDLLIGPDGCPKITHQIVLLWDAICFAFIIFQLRIFKSHYFCHIITDTKANNILASRGADIIESLRQKQIAHRHDHEKQVLHKIKRKMERIRATQQKMLRPLDKQTHFDGQRTPLEQSLGEAAPLAHQSSFVSCQGSGYQTPDGPSSKSSSGTSSPARASMLSSSSSSAESVDSADAAVIIEPEINIMLCDDEDLNYADVQSFSDEPDAPPTALAAKRPATVTTTAVSAQTGNTFSISICQLNSSKPTTPSTDALSALLTEGFLEPKRISLGLAPSEQSGQSTMHTLVPPLASYATALATSTASSVNLTPNLRRQHRRQSSTNAAVSWNETVSIKCSPIKQNLVKIRSASAITVPRITLALISQSAEHEELVTMRQKSLHRRHLSMGNASYSMDEAQARQRRTSNLSGARDEAALRAAQRPHSWGPVGTVYYMESLMCAFYEPALLHGPSTRAGDYYMFEEMDDKFELDLIHDEIDFLEEENITESEMKMQRRKTLYDVWKDLNDAEYRRHLYMRERSYASEPGSRIALKDMAAYSLDERDELVAGVDHVTDDVADNKRADADDDDDTIECDVGVRTSTLSEPVDFGRRSQTLLETQTPPPVQAVKSKDAPTDFFPSTSKGISKERDAAATTSSPKPAAKDVADLPTTAALATAAPREATSKETSDSKSKMEPDSGDVTAKDSDEDFDTNPIIRLLEGFLVTLTIRLNRFSRNYRFVNRILAGEKKTLKESSSLNRLGLSSAAAMFHFLKSNLESDENGGQPVSSSTPRRSQLATTTTPPTATTISDNEHFSTPLNTNTTTTPLTPPEQKQQQPPHPHDKPPATSTPQQSQPVDDIIEMPVDTVDAASSRKQSISSSPPTKGRKSDCGLPEIRIKAPSIERSGQQQQQQLTQPPPPPSHTPHHHHQAHHQQQASIGSGSLSKHWSYEHVDSAGEFNLEEENFAQRDHHIIVEVLISSWYALLANTDLICYIVVFINQVVNASLISLPLPIMVFLWGTLSLPRPTKTFWVTLIAYTQAIVLIKCIFQFKLIWANYHNLPNQPLAPAKIFGVEMKTHYAVYDLILLLVLFLHRYLLKSQGLWKSGYKDVDQQFTKPTASIDDREDSDNMSQPDSRQLNEDAAQKLSLQVSQVSLPGSPEYSKSAINQLERTKYTSSLHKFFFSLVHKSRLATDVYALMFLCDFVNFFVLLFGFTAFGTQQTESDGGVQTYLAENKVPVPFLIMLLVQFLLIVIDRALYLRKALVNKIIFHFFSVIGIHIWMFFVVPAVTERTFNSLAPPIIFYVIKCFYMLLSSYQIKSGYPKRILGNFFTKGFSMVNMIAFKVYMQIPFLYELRTILDWVCIDSTMTIFDWLKMEDIFSNIYLIRCTRQSETDFPAIRAQKKPSLSKLIMGGTVVLLIVICIWGPLCLFALGNAVGTSNVPYQVSVSIRIGPYDPIYTTNNYDSIFEIDSKMYGQMTNAFIKNKQALTFIAGYDATDVAAVKLAGNSPSLWNIAPPDRQRLANDLRNNHTLIARFSYSLTRKAPAKGLKENVGDEHIIKLDETFAGRTALINMLDETYEQLEGKVNSNANETTNVNGTISANDTINANGTTNANGTTNANATIPAKNASEVVVVLPNMIPKFIKVLNSGDAFVVTVLSGKEQEYRPLVIKMHRDNATNGLWWEIRDFCSDSFYTNTLKDLPYSDCSSGIVMYTFNDKKFPSTFSFLTAGGIIGLYTTFVLLASRFMKSFIGGQNRKIMFEDLPYVDRVLQLCLDIYLVREALEFALEEDLFAKLLFLYRSPETLIKWTRPKEDYMDDDGDTDSIPSRMSVRRPEQLQQHQYQQQQQQ, encoded by the exons ATGGCCTTCAGCTATGCCTGCCTTGTGCTCCAGCGCGTCGTTGTGCCGGCCGTGCTCGTGTTGG CTTCGCTGATGCGGCCGGTGGGCATATCGTTTGTGTACATGTTAATGTTCTTCATGTCGCCATTCATACCACTCGCAACGCGCCGCAACTTCAAGGGTTCTGTCACCGCCTTCTTTATCATCCTGGTGGCATTGAGCGCCTTTGTGCTGCTGGGTCACATTGCGCTTCAGGTGGCAGCTGTCAGCGTCTCGTTGCCCATCTACGATTGCTCCTTCAGCGAGCGACTGCTGCGTCACATTGGCTTCATGAGTTTTGTGAACTTGCA gCCCACAGCCATCGTTGAGTGGCTGGCACCGGAGGTTTTGGTCTTTACCACGGCGCTGGCCTCGTATCTCAGCGTGAAGCGCTTGGCCGCACAAACGCTGAGCGCCGAGCAGCTGGAGAATGGCGAACTGCCAGAATCGCAGTCGGAGCATGCTGTTAACCAGCAGGCGGGCAGCGTTGCCAACGATGCCAACGGCGCCGATGTGCAACAGGCGACTGCCACCACGccgctgcaacaacagcagcagcagctgcgtaaACGCGTCTCCATGATCAGCCAGCACATACACTTTGAGGGATTGATCAAGATAT cacCTCTTTTCTGCCTGGCCACATTGTTTTTTGCGGCCGCACTGCGTCCATCTGTGCCGGGTGGCTTTTATTTTCTCATTTTCCTGCTGGCGGGCACCTACTGGGCAACCTGCCAGACGCTGCAACG tggctttgctttgctgctgcgctgcgtGATGGTCGTCCTTGTGCTGCATTCGCTGTGCATTGTTTCCTATCAGACGCCCTGGATGCAGAGCCATCTCAATAATACCAGCCTGACGGCACG TTTGATTGGCCTGGAGCCGCTCATTGAGTCCGAATGCGTGCCGGATATACGCATCCTGCTGTACAATAATAAACTCTCCCTGGACTCGTATCTCAATCCGTTCGCCTTGTTCTTTGCCTACTTTGCGCTGGCGCTGACCACAAAGCATCTCATCAAGCCGCGG CTGGTGCGCCAGAGCACACGCAAGGCGCGCTCGCCCCAGGCACTGGAGTCCGGCGGTGTGGTTCCGACAGCGTCCAGTGGCTCTCGCGGCAATGATATACAGCTGGACTCGCTGGAGAGACGTTCCGAGCATGAAAATAATACCACCTCCATACTCGATCAAATCTCATACGGTTTTGTCAGCGTCGGCGGCTTCATCTATCAGAATAGCTATATATTCACCAATATTCTGATGATG GCCTGGTCCATAGTCTACCACAGCTGGCTGAcctttgtgctgctgctgtgggcgAATGTGCTGTGGATGATACCCAATCAGCGCAAGGCCATGATGCGTTCCAGTCCATTTATTGTGCTGTATgcggagctgctgctggtggcccAATATATCTATGGCATGGATCTGAACAACGACGAGCTGCCGACCAAGGTCTCA ACGGCGGGCATTAATCTGCAACAGATTGGCTTCGAGCGACCCATTGAGAATCAAATGCGTCCGTGTGTGCCGCTGATAGTGAAGACCGCGTTTGTGCTAATGTTCTGGGTGACTTCGCGCCAGTTCTTTAAGGAGAAGCGGGACAGACGACGCGATAGCACGTTGGCGGACATTATAGCACCGCTGCAGATAACCGTGGGCTCGGCGGGCTCCACCTACCTCATCAACGATGGCAAGAAGACCTCAAAGTTCCTAAAGAAAGCTGGCGATGTGATTAAGAATTTGCTGGTGCGCCTCTGGATCTGGCTGCTGGTGTTGGTCATCTTTTTGTGCGCCATTACGGGCGAGGATATGACCGGTTTTCGCATCTGCTATATGGCATTGTTCCTATTCTTCTTGCTGGTGTTTCAATCATCGTCCAAGGCCTGGGTTAAGATCATGTACGGCTTTTGGCTGTTCCTAATCTTTTACGCCATGTCcatattgatattgatctaTACATATCAGTTTGATAAGTTTGACACCTACTGGAAGGACTATCTCAATGTGTCCCAAACGCT GCAAGCTGATATTGGCCTGAAGCTATACAAGACTAAGGATCTGTTCCTGCACTTGGTATCGCCCACGATTATTGTCATATTGACTGTGATACAGGTGCATTACTTCCACAAGCGCTTCATTGCCtccctgcagcagcagcctacGTCTGGCGGGGCACAAGgcaacgccgccgccgccgcacaACAGAAGCGCACAGAAACAGGTGCCTTGGAGGCACCGCCACTGAAGCGTCGCGGCAGCGCCAGTTCCTTGCGCCGTTCCGTTGGTCCCACAGCTGAAGGCGTAACGGGCGTTGCAACCACCACCGATTTTGAGACATCGGTACGGGATTTGGTGCGCATCTCGTTCCGCAAGATCAAAAACAAATCGGAGTACATATTCAAGCGTTTCAAGACCGTCTTCTGGCGCTTCCTGGAGCTGCACATCATGAAGGCCGTTTATATAGCGGCCTTCGTGTGCAGCGTCAGCGAAGTATGCGTCCTGCACATTGTCTTTGTGGGCTTCTGTGTGCTAGGCGCCACCTCTCGCAAGGCTGTGCAGGTGGTTATCAGTCGCCTGATTAGCTTCATAGTTACCATCATTGTGCTGTCCAAGATGATATATCAAATCGAGTATTTGGATCATTCGCAATATAGCGTCACCTGC TCGGACAATCGCACCGCCAACAATGCCGAATGGGTGGGCCTCAACAAGGCCGATAAACTGGAGGGCGGTCTAATGGGTCTGCTGCGCACCTACATTATTTATATGGTGATTGTCACCATGCACGCGGTCATATCGCTGCGCCAGCTCCAGATGCGCGTCAAGATTGGCGAGAATAGCGCCAATCAGCCAAAGCTGCTCTTCCAGAATATCACGCGTGCCGATGCTGAGAAGGATTTGGTTGGCCTGGCCAAGTATTTGTTGAACTTTGGCTTTTATAAATTCGGCATTGAGATATCGCTGATAGCCCTTGTCTCGACCATTACGTACCGTCAGGATATTGTTGCGGTAGCCTATGCCCTGTGGCTGGTCGTCATCCTGCTGCTAAAGCGTTCGCAGTGTGCCAAAATGTGGGGCATATTCCAGACCTTCTTCGCCATCTCCATACTGCTGCAGTATATTGTGCTGGTGGGTCTGCCGCCTAGCTGGTGTATGG TGTATCCTTGGGATGAGGGATCCTTTGGCGAGAGCATTCAACGCTGGACCATGCTGCCGGGCGCCTTGCACTTCAATCATGTGCCCAAGCTGATCTTCGATTTCATTGTGCTCATCATACTGAATCGCCAGAAGAGCATCTTCTGCATTGAGCAGCGGTATGCTACCAATGATGATTATCCCGGTGGCAGCAATCGCAGTGTAATTGCGGACATTGCCCAGTTGGGACGTGTGCCATTTGACAATCCCACGCATGATTTCTGCTCCTATATACGCAACTATTCGGATATATTGAAGAATGGCGTTTTGTGTGGCTTCTATTGGTTCACCTTGGCTGTGGTCTTTCTGGCCGGCACTAATATAGCGGATCTGCTGGCGCTGGGCTATTTGATTGGCGCCTTTGTGTTCCTCTGGCAGGGCTCTGATTTTTATTTGCGTCCCATCAAAACAATCATCAGCCGCTGGAAATGGCTGCTGGCCTTCAATGTGGCCAATATACTGATCAAGACAAGCTTCCAAATGGCGGGCTGTTTATTTATGACGCCGCTGACCAACAACTGCTGCTGGCTGGTGCATATGTTGGGCATTACCTGCACCAGCAATGTGGTCAAGGAGCTGGAACTGGTGCCCGGCGATGAGACGGATCTACTGATTGGACCCGATGGCTGCCCCAAGATCACGCATCAAATTGTGCTGCTCTGGGATGCGATTTGTTTTGCGTTTATCATATTTCAGTTGCGCATCTTTAAGTCGCATTATTTCTGTCATATCATCACGGACACCAAGGCAAACAATATACTCGCCTCCAG AGGCGCGGACATTATTGAGAGCCTGCGGCAGAAGCAAATTGCCCATCGTCATGACCATGAGAAGCAGGTGCTGCACAAGATTAAGCGCAAAATGGAACGCATACGTGCCACACAACAGAAGATGCTGCGTCCACTGGATAAACAGACCCACTTTGATG gGCAACGCACGCCCTTGGAGCAAAGCCTGGGCGAGGCAGCACCGCTGGCGCATCAAAGCAGCTTTGTTTCCTGCCAAGGCTCCGGCTATCAAACGCCCGATGGCCCCAGCTCCAAGAGCAGCTCGGGCACATCATCGCCTGCGCGCGCCTCCATGCtgtcgagcagcagcagcagcgctgagAGCGTCGACAGCGCCGATGCAGCTGTTATTATCGAGCCGGAGATTAACATAATGCTATGCGATGACGAGGATTTGAACTATGCGGATGTGCAATCATTCAGCGACGAGCCCGACGCGCCGCCAACTGCTTTGGCTGCCAAACGTCCGGCTACGGTAACCACAACAGCTGTAAGTGCCCAGACCGGAAATacgttttcaatttcaatatgcCAATTGAATTCCTCGAAGCCGACCACGCCAAGCACGGATGCGCTCTCCGCGCTACTCACCGAAGGTTTTCTGGAGCCCAAACGGATTTCATTGGGTCTGGCGCCCTCGGAGCAGAGTGGGCAATCGACCATGCACACGCTGGTGCCGCCACTGGCCTCATATGCCACAGCCTTGGCTACCAGTACGGCCAGCTCAGTGAATCTGACGCCCAATCTGCGGCGTCAGCATCGCCGACAGTCGTCCACAAATGCTGCCGTCTCTTGGAACGAAACGGTGTCCATTAAGTGTTCGCCCATTAAACAAAATCTGGTAAAGATCAGATCAGCTTCAGCAATAACTGTGCCACGGATTACCCTCGCTCTTATCTCGCAGTCTGCGGAGCATGAGGAGCTGGTCACAATGCGTCAGAAATCGCTGCATCGCCGCCATCTGAGCATGGGCAATGCCAGCTACTCCATGGACGAGGCACAGGCGCGTCAGCGTCGCACCAGCAATTTGTCCGGCGCCAGGGATGAGGCTGCATTAAGGGCTGCACAGCGGCCGCATAGCTGGGGACCCGTCGGTACGGTCTACTATATGGAGTCGCTGATGTGCGCCTTCTATGAGCCCGCACTGCTGCATGGACCAT CTACGCGCGCCGGCGACTATTATATGTTTGAGGAAATGGATGACAAGTTCGAGCTGGATTTAATACACGATGAGATTGATTTTCTCGAGGAGGAAAACATAACGGAAagcgaaatgaaaatgcaGCGACGCAAGACGCTATACGAT gTTTGGAAGGATCTAAACGATGCGGAATATCGTCGTCATTTGTATATGCGCGAGCGTTCCTATGCCTCCGAGCCGGGCTCTCGCATCGCGCTCAAGGATATGGCCGCCTATAGTCTGGATGAGCGAGATGAGCTGGTTGCTGGTGTGGATCACGTGACTGATGACGTGGCCGACAACAAGCGTGCTGATgctgacgatgacgatgatacCATTGAGTGTGACGTGGGCGTGCGCACCTCGACGCTCTCCGAGCCGGTTGACTTTGGTCGACGCAGTCAGACGCTGCTCGAGACCCAAACGCCGCCTCCAGTTCAGGCAGTT AAATCAAAGGATGCGCCCACCGATTTCTTTCCCTCGACGAGCAAGGGCATCTCCAAGGAACGCGATGCAGCGGCCACCACAAGCAGTCCCAAGCCAGCTGCCAAGGATGTAGCCGATTTGCCAACAACGGCTGCATTGGCGACGGCAGCGCCACGCGAGGCCACCTCCAAGGAGACCTCGGACAGTAAATCGAAAATGGAACCGGATAGCGGCGATGTGACGGCCAAGGATTCGGATGAGGATTTCGATACGAATCCCATTATACGCCTGCTGGAGGGCTTTCTGGTTACCTTAACCATACGCCTGAATCGCTTCTCGCGCAATTATCGCTTCGTCAATCGGATTTTGGCGGGCGAGAAGAAAACTCTCAAA GAATCCAGCTCGCTGAATCGTTTGGGCCTCTCCAGCGCCGCGGCCATGTTCCATTTTCTGAAATCGAATCTCGAGAG TGATGAAAACGGTGGTCAGCCAGTTTCATCATCTACACCGCGTCGCTCACAGctggccacaacaacaacaccgcccacagcaacaacaatatcagaCAATGAACACTTCAGCACACCACTtaacacaaatacaacaaccaCACCGCTCACACCGccagaacaaaaacaacagcaaccaccACATCCACACGATAAACCACCAGCAACCAGTACGCCACAGCAATCACAACCAGTCGACGATATCATCGAAATGCCTGTAGATACCGTTGATGCAGCAAGCTCTAG AAAACAATCAATCAGTTCATCGCCGCCAACGAAAGG CCGCAAATCGGACTGCGGCCTGCCTGAGATACGCATTAAAGCGCCATCTATTGAGCGcagcgggcagcagcagcagcagcagttaacGCAGCCGCCTCCGCCGCCGTCTCACAcgcctcatcatcatcatcaagcgcatcatcagcagcaggcgAGCATCGGCTCGGGTTCGCTCAGCAAGCACTGGTCCTACGAGCACGTGGACAG CGCTGGTGAATTCAATCTGGAGGAGGAGAACTTTGCGCAGCGGGATCATCACATCATTGTCGAGGTGCTAATTTCCTCCTGGTATGCGCTACTGGCCAATACGGATCTCATTTGTTATATTGTGGTGTTCATCAATCAG GTGGTCAATGCCAGTCTCATCTCGTTACCGCTGCCCATTATGGTGTTCCTTTGGGGCACACTATCGCTGCCGCGTCCCACGAAAACGTTTTGGGTCACATTGATTGCATACACGCAGGCCATTGTCCTGATCAAGTGCATCTTTCAGTTCAAATTGATTTGGGCCAACTATCACAATTTGCCCAATCAGCCGCTCGCGCCGGCCAAAATCTTTGGCGTCGAGATGAAAACCCACTATGCGGTCTATGATTTGATAttgctgttggtgctgttCCTGCATCGCTATCTGCTCAAGTCGCAGGGCCTGTGGAAGTCCGGCTACAAGGATGTAGATCAGCAGTTTACCAAGCCCACGGCCAGCAT CGATGATCGCGAGGATAGCGATAATATGTCACAGCCGGACTCCCGCCAGCTAAATGAGGATGCCGCACAGAAGCTCAGCCTGCAGGTTAGCCAGGTCTCCCTGCCTGGCTCGCCCGAGTACAGCAAATCGGCTATCAATCAATTGGA ACGCACTAAGTATACGTCCTCGCTGCACAAGTTCTTCTTCAGTCTGGTGCACAAATCCCGCCTGGCCACCGATGTCTATGCGCTGATGTTCCTCTGCGATTTTGTGAACTTCTTTGTGCTGCTCTTCGGCTTTACCGCATTTGGC ACTCAACAAACGGAGAGCGATGGCGGCGTCCAAACCTATTTGGCGGAGAATAAGGTGCCGGTGCCGTTTCTGATCATGTTGCTGGTGCAGTTCCTGTTGATTGTCATCGATCGAGCACTTTATCTGCGCAAGGCTTTGGTCAACAAGATCATATTCCATTTCTTCTCGGTTATTGGCATACACATCTGGATGTTCTTTGTGGTACCGGCTGTGACGGAGCGAACATTCAATTCGCTCGCACCGCCAATTATATTCTATGTGATCAAGTGCTTCTATATGCTGCTGAGCTCCTATCAGATCAAGTCGGGCTATCCGAAGCGCATTCTGGGCAACTTCTTTACCAAGGGCTTCTCGATGGTCAATATGATTGCGTTCAAGGTGTACATGCAGATACCCTTCCTTTATGAGTTGCGCACCATACTCGACTGGGTGTGCATTGATAGCACCATGACCATCTTTGATTGGCTTAAAATGGAGGACATCTTCTCGAATATATATCTGATACGTTGCACCCGGCAATCGGAAACGGATTTCCCTGCAATTCGCGCACAGAAAAAGCCCTCCCTCTCCAAGCTAATAATGGGCGGCACTGTTGTTTTATTGATTGTCATCTGTATTTGGGGACCGCTCTGCTTGTTTGCGTTGGGCAATGCTGTGGGCACGTCGAATGTGCCCTATCAGGTGTCGGTGTCCATACGCATCGGTCCCTACGATCCCATATATACGACCAATAACTATGATAGCATATTTGAGATTGACTCCAAGATGTATGGCCAGATGACGAACGCGTTCATTAAGAACAAACAGGCGTTGACCTTTATAGCTGGCTACGATGCCACCGATGTGGCTGCTGTCAAGCTGGCGGGCAACTCGCCTTCACTGTGGAATATAGCTCCGCCGGATAGGCAGCGCTTGGCCAACGATTTGCGTAACA ATCACACGCTCATTGCGCGCTTTTCCTATTCGCTGACTCGCAAGGCGCCCGCCAAGGGACTCAAGGAAAACGTGGGCGATGAGCACATCATCAAGCTGGATGAAACGTTCGCGGGACGCACTGCACTTATCAATATGCTCGACGAGACATATGAGCAACTGGAGGGCAAGGTCAATAGCAATGCCAATGAGACTACCAATGTCAATGGCACCATCAGTGCAAACGACACCATCAATGCGAATGGCACCACCAATGCGAATGGCACcaccaatgccaatgccaccATCCCAGCCAAAAACGCAAG